One genomic region from uncultured Cohaesibacter sp. encodes:
- a CDS encoding M48 family metalloprotease, protein MNSYNPSRQTIRAPLYPNIRSFVLSGARLWSMVAFLLLGGAAFIALCLSMLWALDMVRGAGSLYAQFSFLINGANPLLLLPWLGKAVDAFNQARGNSAFDLAAWHLLFFLCLLLFAAHICRFDKPSGESLLLYPAARGVAERLLRRVGYFVDIRMPLGKGGEAGTDFFGADQLFYAPRGHLSRILKGKRSDAVQERLVFFMVHECAHAVSKDNLANSAFVVIVALLTFMFLMVFGPLLLIGSTVLSMTPMGPSLTLPLSIVIFLSFSAGVYLSFRGMIVSYIKAREYFADAAGFHFVSEVEAPYGFDGLPASPDIFSALRTGISPFERALHQRGLSLHARDMLIYFWGFFFSIRTLYVLVAPKDLCWTVLGFDVVALGAFACFYVTLPKRPAKPLRRGGLAWFLTFLAVTAVEVCGPGLIGSVMMLYRGIFSNFNAQLIGMPGAILFLVFAIGGAVKGIRYLASGQVSLSWLKRDAGPKGHRGRVLRRLGLFSLSLPGVAVGFFMLVVCGVIFCVIPLNYFLRFGLFHARILESGLLLLIVMGGLTLLFHQYLLLFMRKLKVVAAVSLIEAFLFFLFSCVLYLAQADVMQGVRQGVVHATPSLDRFPQLFSQAHWASVLPTAIISTACYLLLRLLAFWAQDTIKRMDTRWAQESGR, encoded by the coding sequence ATGAACTCTTATAATCCATCGCGCCAGACTATTCGCGCTCCGCTTTATCCGAACATCCGTTCCTTTGTTCTTTCCGGCGCGCGGCTCTGGAGCATGGTTGCCTTTCTACTGCTGGGTGGTGCGGCCTTTATTGCGCTTTGCTTATCGATGTTGTGGGCGCTCGATATGGTCCGAGGGGCTGGCTCTCTCTATGCGCAGTTCAGCTTTTTGATCAATGGGGCCAATCCACTGTTGCTGCTGCCATGGCTTGGCAAGGCGGTGGATGCCTTCAATCAGGCAAGAGGCAATTCCGCTTTTGATCTTGCTGCATGGCATCTTCTTTTCTTCCTTTGCCTGTTGCTGTTTGCCGCTCATATCTGCCGGTTTGACAAGCCTTCCGGCGAAAGCCTGTTGCTTTATCCTGCTGCGCGGGGCGTGGCTGAGCGATTGCTGCGTCGGGTGGGGTATTTTGTCGATATTCGCATGCCTCTTGGCAAGGGCGGGGAGGCGGGTACTGACTTTTTCGGAGCCGACCAGCTGTTTTATGCGCCGAGGGGGCATCTCTCCCGCATCCTCAAGGGCAAGCGCTCTGACGCCGTTCAGGAGCGTCTGGTTTTTTTCATGGTGCATGAATGCGCCCATGCGGTCAGCAAGGACAATCTGGCGAATTCGGCATTCGTGGTGATTGTTGCGTTGCTTACCTTCATGTTCCTCATGGTGTTTGGGCCTCTTCTGCTTATAGGGTCAACGGTGCTCTCGATGACACCTATGGGGCCTTCCCTTACGCTTCCGCTTTCCATTGTGATTTTTCTAAGCTTCAGTGCCGGGGTCTATCTTTCCTTTAGAGGCATGATTGTTTCCTATATCAAGGCGCGTGAATATTTTGCCGATGCTGCCGGGTTTCATTTTGTCTCAGAGGTTGAGGCGCCCTACGGGTTTGATGGCCTGCCTGCCAGTCCAGACATCTTTTCTGCGCTTAGAACCGGGATTTCGCCTTTCGAGCGGGCTTTGCATCAACGGGGGCTGAGCCTTCATGCACGGGATATGCTGATCTATTTCTGGGGCTTCTTTTTCAGCATCCGAACCTTGTATGTGCTGGTTGCCCCGAAGGATTTATGCTGGACGGTGTTGGGCTTTGATGTGGTGGCACTCGGGGCCTTTGCTTGCTTCTATGTCACGCTGCCCAAGCGTCCCGCCAAGCCTTTGCGGCGGGGTGGTTTGGCCTGGTTCTTGACCTTTCTTGCCGTAACCGCCGTGGAAGTGTGCGGGCCGGGGCTGATCGGTTCGGTAATGATGCTGTATCGGGGGATTTTCTCCAACTTCAATGCGCAATTGATCGGCATGCCCGGAGCTATTCTTTTTCTTGTTTTTGCGATTGGCGGAGCTGTGAAGGGTATCCGGTATCTGGCTTCGGGGCAGGTGTCACTCTCATGGCTGAAGAGGGACGCCGGGCCCAAGGGGCATCGCGGGCGTGTGCTACGACGGCTTGGCCTGTTTTCTCTCTCATTGCCGGGGGTGGCCGTGGGCTTTTTCATGCTCGTTGTGTGCGGGGTGATCTTTTGCGTTATTCCGCTCAACTATTTCCTACGCTTCGGGCTGTTTCATGCAAGGATACTGGAAAGCGGTTTGCTGCTACTGATCGTAATGGGCGGATTAACGCTGCTCTTTCATCAGTATCTGTTGCTGTTCATGCGCAAGCTGAAGGTGGTCGCGGCTGTTTCCCTGATTGAAGCTTTCCTCTTTTTCCTGTTTTCCTGCGTCCTTTATCTGGCTCAGGCCGATGTCATGCAAGGGGTGCGGCAGGGGGTGGTTCATGCCACGCCGAGCCTTGATCGCTTCCCCCAGCTTTTTTCTCAGGCGCATTGGGCTTCTGTTTTGCCCACTGCGATTATTTCGACCGCTTGCTACCTCCTGTTGCGCTTGCTTGCATTTTGGGCACAGGATACCATAAAGCGAATGGATACAAGATGGGCACAGGAGAGTGGCCGATGA
- the dctP gene encoding TRAP transporter substrate-binding protein DctP codes for MKLKTLGLSLLSAMVMSAGAHAADYELTVPHVTNIESYNHQSLLVFKNFVENHSNGAIKVNIYPSGQLCSTARECLSGVQAGTFDYFQTTIPELANYWGPVGAFDLPYMLRDDRVAECVYDNQEFLSDIRANVLEQTGNLRLMMVSNSGGWRNFATTDKQIKSPDDIKGLKIRTVPAPIQQELVKALGGAPTPIAWPEVYTALSTGVVDGTKNGIVDITMMKFEESLKYLILDGHAYMGGVWIMNNDRFNSFPGELKRVVLDGVAAQNQFLRVYPKWKEYDAYETFRKAGGTIYTPTAEEKKAFQAATAPVKDYFIEQAGEDGKAWLERFEKEIKACEASIDADFATASK; via the coding sequence ATGAAATTGAAGACTTTGGGTCTGTCACTGCTTTCGGCGATGGTGATGTCTGCTGGTGCTCACGCAGCGGATTACGAGCTGACCGTCCCGCATGTGACGAACATTGAAAGCTACAATCATCAATCTTTGCTGGTGTTCAAGAATTTCGTCGAAAACCACTCCAACGGAGCCATCAAGGTCAATATCTATCCAAGCGGTCAGCTTTGCAGTACGGCACGGGAATGCCTTTCCGGTGTGCAGGCGGGCACATTCGACTATTTCCAGACGACCATTCCGGAACTGGCCAATTATTGGGGGCCGGTTGGCGCCTTCGATCTACCCTATATGCTGCGCGATGACCGGGTGGCCGAATGCGTCTATGACAATCAGGAATTTCTCTCTGATATACGCGCCAACGTGCTTGAGCAGACCGGCAATCTGCGCCTGATGATGGTGTCCAACTCCGGCGGATGGCGCAATTTTGCCACTACAGACAAGCAGATCAAGTCACCAGACGATATCAAGGGATTGAAGATCCGTACGGTTCCTGCGCCGATCCAGCAGGAGCTGGTCAAGGCTCTGGGCGGAGCGCCGACGCCGATTGCCTGGCCTGAGGTCTATACCGCCCTTTCAACCGGCGTTGTCGATGGCACCAAGAATGGCATTGTCGATATCACGATGATGAAGTTCGAGGAGAGCCTCAAATATCTCATTCTTGACGGACATGCCTATATGGGCGGTGTCTGGATCATGAATAATGATCGGTTCAACAGTTTCCCCGGTGAACTGAAACGGGTCGTGCTGGATGGTGTTGCTGCACAGAACCAGTTCTTGCGGGTCTATCCGAAATGGAAGGAATATGATGCCTACGAAACCTTCCGTAAGGCCGGAGGAACGATCTACACACCGACTGCCGAAGAGAAAAAAGCCTTCCAGGCTGCGACCGCACCTGTGAAAGACTATTTCATCGAACAGGCTGGTGAAGATGGCAAGGCTTGGCTTGAGCGCTTTGAAAAGGAAATCAAGGCTTGCGAAGCTTCCATTGATGCGGATTTTGCCACTGCATCCAAATAG
- a CDS encoding glycosyl hydrolase family 8 — MKRLMTVLIAAMALCISTVIGFAQDRGVSSKDWTLYKAHFLAPNGRIIDNANNNISHSEGQGYGLLLAYLANEPADFERIWSFTQSELMVRNDGLAAWRWDPAAHPHVTDINNATDGDLLIAYALALAGFSWQSETYMDAATRIAKTLLERTVIEHGKQSLLLPGVEGFSAKDRKDGPVVNLSYWVFEALPVMNALAPSDKWKSVYTSGLQLLEAAQFGPRKLPSDWISLGGEEPVPAAGFEPQFGYNSIRIPLYLIRAEIKAPKLLERIKKGMTFQDHVPALVNVETGIQLQHLKDPGYQIINHIMACSNKDNTNPAVSRDFNPKFYYPSTLQLLGLAYVKEKRSECLVSRSSSSPR; from the coding sequence ATGAAACGCCTGATGACCGTTCTCATAGCGGCAATGGCCCTATGCATCTCAACTGTCATCGGTTTCGCTCAAGACCGGGGCGTTTCCAGCAAAGATTGGACCCTTTACAAGGCCCATTTCCTGGCGCCGAACGGTCGCATCATAGACAATGCAAACAACAATATCAGCCATAGCGAAGGACAGGGATACGGCCTGCTTCTGGCCTATCTGGCCAATGAGCCGGCGGACTTTGAACGCATCTGGTCGTTTACACAGTCAGAACTGATGGTGCGCAACGACGGATTGGCCGCATGGCGATGGGATCCGGCAGCACACCCCCATGTCACCGACATCAACAATGCCACAGACGGCGATCTGCTGATCGCCTATGCTCTGGCGCTGGCCGGTTTCTCATGGCAGAGCGAAACCTACATGGATGCAGCAACCCGTATCGCCAAAACCCTTTTGGAACGCACGGTGATAGAGCATGGCAAGCAGAGCCTGCTTTTGCCGGGCGTTGAGGGATTCTCAGCCAAGGATCGCAAGGACGGACCGGTTGTGAATCTTTCTTATTGGGTCTTTGAAGCCCTGCCGGTGATGAATGCGCTTGCACCATCAGACAAATGGAAAAGCGTCTATACCAGTGGCCTACAACTGCTGGAAGCGGCACAATTCGGGCCAAGAAAGCTGCCTTCAGACTGGATCAGCCTTGGTGGAGAAGAGCCGGTTCCTGCCGCAGGTTTCGAACCGCAATTCGGCTATAACAGCATCCGCATACCGCTCTATCTCATTCGCGCTGAAATAAAGGCACCAAAGCTGCTTGAGCGCATCAAAAAGGGTATGACGTTTCAAGACCATGTTCCCGCACTCGTCAATGTCGAAACGGGTATTCAGCTCCAGCATCTAAAAGACCCCGGATATCAAATCATTAACCATATCATGGCATGTTCGAATAAGGACAACACCAATCCGGCCGTGTCGAGGGATTTCAACCCAAAGTTCTATTATCCTTCTACACTCCAGTTACTTGGCCTGGCCTATGTGAAAGAGAAGCGTTCAGAGTGTCTCGTAAGCCGATCATCATCATCGCCTCGCTAG
- a CDS encoding TRAP transporter large permease, protein MVSPIFALYFLLLLLIGLPVLFALGLSPVIALFQADKLLFLNMLYQRLYAGMDNFLLLALPFFMLAGEFMVNGGITTRIISFSQTMVRHYRGGLGHVVILSATIFGALTGSSVAATSAIGNMMIPEMERFKYDRTYAAAITAAATVLGTIIPPSGIMLIYAFVMNTSVAAMFMAGIVPGLMLCGALMLVNRWQIKKYPQVQQFDKALPAERSAALKAAVLPLLTPVIILGGIYGGIFTPTEAAAVAVFYAFILSVFIMRILKLRDVFPMFVRIAVNAGAILIIVAAASGFASVVSLSGIADTISRFFYSVTDNPYLLFFIMNIFLFFVGMFLDAGPAILIFAPILAPIMTNVGIDPVHFGVVMVVNLSIGLATPPMGLVLFVASAVSGVPLQKISRVIIPFLAIEALVIFVISFFPTLVIGLPKLLGMM, encoded by the coding sequence ATGGTTTCGCCGATTTTTGCCCTATATTTTCTGCTGTTGCTGCTGATCGGCCTGCCGGTTTTGTTTGCGCTGGGGCTGTCCCCTGTCATTGCCCTGTTTCAGGCTGATAAATTGTTGTTTCTCAATATGCTGTATCAGCGTCTGTATGCGGGCATGGACAATTTTCTGCTGCTTGCCTTGCCCTTCTTCATGCTGGCGGGCGAGTTCATGGTCAATGGCGGCATCACCACGCGCATCATCTCCTTTTCCCAGACCATGGTGCGGCACTATCGCGGTGGCTTGGGGCATGTGGTCATTCTGTCTGCGACCATCTTCGGTGCGTTGACCGGCTCGTCGGTGGCGGCAACCTCTGCCATTGGCAACATGATGATACCGGAGATGGAACGCTTCAAATATGACCGCACCTATGCAGCTGCCATCACGGCGGCGGCGACCGTTCTGGGCACCATCATTCCGCCAAGCGGCATCATGCTGATTTATGCTTTTGTGATGAATACCTCTGTGGCCGCGATGTTCATGGCGGGCATCGTTCCGGGGCTCATGTTGTGCGGTGCGCTGATGCTGGTCAATCGCTGGCAGATCAAGAAATATCCGCAGGTGCAGCAGTTTGATAAGGCCTTGCCCGCCGAACGGTCGGCCGCGCTCAAGGCAGCGGTGCTGCCTCTTTTGACGCCGGTGATCATTCTGGGTGGCATCTATGGTGGCATCTTCACGCCCACGGAAGCGGCGGCCGTGGCGGTCTTTTATGCCTTCATCCTGTCGGTTTTCATCATGCGCATTCTGAAACTGAGGGATGTCTTTCCGATGTTTGTGCGCATTGCGGTGAATGCGGGCGCTATTCTCATTATCGTCGCTGCGGCGAGCGGCTTTGCGTCTGTGGTGTCTCTCTCGGGGATCGCGGATACGATCTCGCGCTTTTTCTATTCGGTCACCGATAATCCCTATCTCTTGTTCTTCATCATGAATATCTTCCTGTTTTTCGTGGGGATGTTTCTGGATGCAGGGCCAGCCATCCTGATCTTTGCGCCCATTCTGGCTCCGATCATGACCAATGTGGGGATTGATCCTGTCCATTTCGGCGTTGTCATGGTGGTCAATCTTTCCATCGGTTTGGCGACACCACCAATGGGGTTGGTGCTGTTTGTCGCCTCGGCGGTTTCCGGGGTGCCGCTGCAAAAGATATCCCGTGTTATCATTCCGTTTCTGGCCATTGAGGCCTTGGTTATTTTCGTGATTTCATTTTTCCCAACGCTTGTCATAGGGCTTCCTAAATTGTTGGGCATGATGTGA
- a CDS encoding tetratricopeptide repeat protein, producing the protein MSRKPIIIIASLAAIAAIATELEIPKLSPALAAFKQDTSAQKDAKASFVLSSAQMQAQPELSPQSAPSGSEPSESDQPEASTNPVEHRLNAISKSIPAQANPKPALTVSQTKATPQETQGARNQQTEVDESALRYFASKGDTKRLKAEIARLQLLYPNWVPPENPMAMASEPSGESDAFWSLYAEGKFAELRAEIKARQEQEPGWQPPEELIGLLDLAEKRNRIVNSSELKQYDQVIKIAAAEPNLLTCSDVDILWRVSEAFIKTDRQQRGLDAYNYILNTCSNQQERLATLQKASELLPYAPMQSLLESTDPDAFNAADYQTLIDDLSRRFVAEANEDPDLQIDDRYVKAMRQIADSGKEASDIALMGWYLWLHDSKDKAEPYFRAARVKEDTAETSQGLALVLLSQEKPEEAEEVMYPWRSESTDAMQTYLAAATELLSQDPPKALEQDKLTRIATVTVEEKSAKIAQQFGWYARHFKQHKTALRWFETALSWDEESEPAAYGLAVTLVDLKQWKRLASIRESWQEKSERIAALKQPTASGSGAVAVNCRNNRPSAASSARTAISYGWCFMRMERALEAANSFEIALNKGASSARSEAAYGKSLAYLRLGLVDDAAFTATRATLGQKRAHELQVSILTQRATSAFKLGHYREAILYLDQRAQLGPEPVDLMLMRGHAYLKLKHMAQAIHIFDALAATGNRDAIRSLNEARQQASSQG; encoded by the coding sequence GTGTCTCGTAAGCCGATCATCATCATCGCCTCGCTAGCAGCGATTGCAGCCATTGCAACAGAGTTGGAGATTCCCAAGCTCTCGCCTGCTCTTGCTGCCTTCAAGCAGGATACATCCGCCCAAAAAGATGCCAAAGCCTCCTTTGTGCTCTCAAGCGCACAAATGCAGGCACAGCCGGAGCTTTCGCCACAAAGCGCCCCTTCTGGGAGCGAGCCATCAGAGAGCGACCAGCCAGAGGCCTCCACAAATCCGGTGGAGCATCGTCTGAACGCAATCAGCAAGTCCATTCCGGCCCAAGCCAACCCCAAACCGGCCCTGACCGTATCTCAGACAAAAGCCACCCCACAAGAGACACAAGGCGCACGCAACCAACAGACCGAGGTGGATGAAAGCGCCCTGCGCTATTTTGCCAGCAAGGGAGACACCAAGCGCTTGAAGGCAGAGATTGCCCGCTTGCAGTTGCTTTACCCCAACTGGGTACCACCAGAAAATCCCATGGCCATGGCGAGCGAACCCAGTGGTGAGTCAGATGCCTTCTGGTCTCTCTATGCCGAGGGAAAATTCGCTGAATTGCGCGCGGAGATCAAGGCGCGGCAGGAGCAGGAACCCGGCTGGCAGCCTCCCGAGGAGTTGATCGGCCTTTTGGATCTGGCTGAGAAGCGCAACCGGATCGTCAACAGTTCCGAACTCAAACAATATGACCAGGTCATCAAGATTGCGGCAGCCGAACCCAACCTGCTGACCTGCAGCGACGTCGACATCCTCTGGCGCGTCTCCGAGGCCTTTATCAAGACAGACCGCCAACAGCGCGGCCTTGATGCCTATAACTACATTCTCAACACCTGCAGCAATCAGCAGGAGCGTCTGGCCACCTTGCAAAAGGCGTCCGAGTTGCTGCCTTACGCGCCTATGCAAAGCCTCTTGGAATCCACCGATCCGGACGCTTTCAACGCGGCAGACTATCAAACCCTGATCGACGATCTGTCAAGGCGCTTTGTGGCCGAGGCCAACGAAGACCCCGACCTGCAAATTGACGATCGCTATGTCAAAGCCATGCGTCAGATTGCTGATAGCGGCAAGGAAGCGTCCGATATCGCGCTGATGGGTTGGTATCTCTGGCTGCATGACAGCAAGGACAAGGCCGAGCCCTATTTCCGTGCAGCGCGGGTGAAAGAAGACACGGCAGAAACATCTCAGGGTCTGGCTCTGGTTTTGCTATCGCAAGAAAAGCCCGAAGAAGCCGAAGAGGTCATGTATCCATGGCGCTCTGAGAGCACGGATGCCATGCAGACCTATTTGGCGGCAGCCACCGAGTTGTTATCACAAGACCCGCCAAAGGCGCTTGAGCAAGACAAGCTGACCCGTATCGCAACCGTTACGGTTGAAGAGAAAAGCGCCAAGATAGCCCAGCAATTTGGTTGGTATGCACGCCATTTCAAGCAGCATAAGACAGCCCTGAGATGGTTTGAAACCGCCCTTTCCTGGGATGAAGAGAGCGAGCCCGCAGCCTATGGTCTTGCGGTTACATTGGTTGATCTCAAGCAATGGAAGCGTCTGGCATCCATCCGCGAGAGTTGGCAAGAAAAATCCGAACGCATCGCAGCGCTCAAACAGCCCACCGCTTCCGGTAGCGGCGCCGTTGCCGTCAATTGCCGCAATAACAGGCCCTCGGCAGCATCCTCAGCCAGAACAGCCATCAGTTATGGCTGGTGCTTCATGCGCATGGAGCGCGCACTAGAGGCGGCCAACAGCTTCGAGATCGCCTTAAACAAAGGCGCCTCCAGCGCACGCAGTGAAGCCGCCTATGGCAAATCACTGGCCTATCTGCGCCTCGGCCTTGTCGATGATGCAGCCTTCACCGCCACCCGTGCAACACTCGGGCAGAAGCGTGCGCACGAGTTGCAGGTTTCCATCCTGACACAGAGAGCCACATCAGCCTTCAAGCTGGGGCATTACAGGGAAGCGATCCTCTATCTGGACCAGCGGGCCCAGCTTGGCCCGGAACCAGTGGATCTGATGCTGATGCGCGGCCATGCCTATCTCAAGCTCAAGCATATGGCACAGGCGATCCATATATTCGATGCACTGGCCGCAACCGGCAATCGGGACGCCATCCGCAGCCTGAATGAAGCAAGGCAGCAGGCCTCGTCGCAAGGATAA
- a CDS encoding TRAP transporter small permease: MLASLEKGLNRVNAPLARLGSWIGGAMLVAMTVIVLLQVVFRYLLGMPLSWTDELSRFLMIYMAYLCLPLIYLQDKNIAMTFLLESLKQRRGRHLLMVVIHILAILTFCVWIKFGYDFFLRGGSRADSLPISMRFIYAAPPILMAITLLSAFQKIVAELRLFIADAPGEQTPAL, translated from the coding sequence ATGTTGGCGTCATTGGAAAAGGGGCTGAACAGGGTGAATGCACCTCTGGCGCGGCTGGGAAGCTGGATCGGTGGCGCGATGCTTGTCGCGATGACAGTGATCGTGCTGCTGCAGGTGGTGTTTCGCTATTTGCTCGGCATGCCGCTCAGCTGGACTGATGAGCTGTCGCGTTTTCTGATGATCTATATGGCCTATCTCTGCCTGCCGCTGATCTATCTGCAGGACAAGAATATTGCGATGACCTTTCTGCTCGAATCCCTCAAGCAGCGACGAGGGCGGCATCTGCTGATGGTGGTCATCCATATTCTGGCAATCCTGACATTCTGTGTGTGGATCAAGTTCGGGTATGACTTTTTCCTGCGTGGGGGCAGCAGGGCAGACAGCCTGCCGATTTCCATGCGTTTCATCTATGCTGCGCCTCCCATTCTGATGGCAATCACGCTTTTGAGCGCCTTCCAGAAGATCGTTGCGGAATTGCGTCTTTTCATTGCTGATGCGCCCGGTGAGCAAACGCCCGCCCTTTGA